A genomic region of Zea mays cultivar B73 chromosome 6, Zm-B73-REFERENCE-NAM-5.0, whole genome shotgun sequence contains the following coding sequences:
- the LOC103630539 gene encoding coiled-coil domain-containing protein 25 gives MNNSFDYNICNSSFSFLKVRTIKVEKRINEIVNRLNKTKVERKPDLKAEREAISAAEKAERKAQLRDKKRREEMERLDKEKQADIRSYKGLMVQEKMTSNKQIASGSKTLQELEEDFM, from the exons ATGAATAATAGCTTCGACTATAATATCTGTAACTCATCCTTTTCTTTTTTGAAGGTTCGCACTATTAAAGTGGAAAAGAGGATCAATGAGATTGTGAACCGCTTGAATAAGACAAAGGTGGAAAGGAAACCTGATTTAAAGG CTGAAAGAGAGGCTATTAGTGCTGCTGAAAAGGCAGAAAGAAAGGCACAGCTTAGAGACAAG AAACGTAGGGAAGAGATGGAGAGGCTTGACAAAGAGAAGCAGGCTGATATCAGGAGCTACAAGGGTCTAATGGTCCAAGAGAAGATGACTTCCAACAAGCAAATCGCTTCTGGCAGCAAGACCCTGCAGGAACTTGAAGAAGACTTCATGTGA